The DNA window GGCCCTCCTCTTAGTCCTAGCGCTCACTCCAAGGGCATCACCGAAGCGGTCAACGTACTCTACGGGGCTGGTTGGCCTGAGGTTCAGACCGAGGCCCCTTGCCATGAAGCGGTAGCTCCTCCCTATTTCCTTCTTTGAGACCTTGGATACCGATGCAATCTCGTCCAGTGTTCTTGGGATGCCCTCCATCCTGCAGGCGGCGTATAGTGCCGCCGAGACCATACCCTCTATTGAACGGCCGCGGATGAGCTTTTTCATAACGGCTTTCCTGTAGAGAGAAGCGGCAACTTCCTTGAGATGCCTCGGTAGGCGGAGCTGAGCGGCCATCCTGTCAAGCTCGCTTAAAGCAAAGGCAAGGTTCCTCTCGGCGGCATCGTTGATGCGCATCCTCCTCTGCCACATGCGGAGCCTTCTGAGCTTCGTCCTGTACATCCCAGTTATCTGGTTGCCGTGGATGTCTTTATCGCGCCAGTCAATGTCGGTAGAAAGGCCCTTGTCGTGGATCATCAGGGTCATGGGTGCGCCGGTTCTGGCGCGCTTTTCCCTCTGACCCGGCTCAAAGGCCCTCCACTCGGGCCCTTCGTCCACAACGTTCTCCTCAATTACGTAGCCGCACTTGGCACAGATTATCTCTCCCCTTCGCGGGTCGTAGATAAACTCCGTCGAACCGCAAACGGGACATTCCCTCCTCGGGCTAATATCTCTCACCCCCTTCTCCTGGGGGTGGGGCCGGAACGCTTGCCATTCTTACCCTTTTCAGGATAAGACTTGGAGTTCTTGGAGGGTTTGCCTTTACCACTAGCCCTCCCCTTCCGGGGAGCCTTTTTGCTCCCCTTTTCCCGCTTGCCAACGTAGAGAACCGCCCCAACGTACTTCTCGGGATCCTTCACCCGAGGTTTAACGGCGACATAGGGATAATTAACCGGACCAAAAACATCCTTGACTACTCCGATGGGTTTCAGCTCCTTGTCAACAACAGGCTCATTCAGGGACGGCACCCAGTTTGTCCTGACTATGAGGAAGCCCTGCTTCGCGTAGTGAGAAACAACTCCTAGGCGTTTCATAGCCCCACCCCAAAACCAGGTTTCCTTTTAAGCTTTTCGCTTTTCCCCTTTATAAAGCTTTCGATAATTTGAGAAAGATTTTTAATAAGAACTTTCCAACAATAAAGTTTGGGAAGGATAAAATGAAGTGCCTCGTAGTTGGTCACGTTGTGAGGGACGTGGTTAAGAAAGGTGATAATGTTCTTGAAAGGCTTGGAGGCGGTGCTTATTATTCAGCACTTGCCCTCTCCAGGTTCTGCGATGTTGAGATATTCACTTCTTTCTCAGAACTCCCCGATGAGTGGATTAAAGAGCTAAAATCCATTGGAGAACTGCATATAGTTCCGTCCGAGGAAACGACCACTTACGAACTGACTTACCTGGACAGTAACAGGAGAGCGCTAAAACTTCTAGAGAGGGCGTCACCCCTCAAAGGACTTCCAGACGGAAACTACGACATAGTCATTATAAACCCCGTAGCGGGGGAAGTACCTCCTGCTCTGGTTGCCCATGCGGTCGGGAATTTTCCCCTCGTAGCGGTTGATTTGCAGGGGTTTATCCGTTCCCCTCATCCAGGCGAAGTCGGGTATCTAACGCTCGACGGCTCGTTCTTAAAGGGGGTAACTGTTCTCCACGCGGATGTGAGTGAGTTCCAACATCTAGAGAACTTCTCCCCGGAATTAGTGGACGTCCTTCTCCTCTCCAATGGACCAGAGCCGGGGAAAGCGTTCCTCCATGGGAGAGAGTACATGTTCAATTCAGTCCGAGTAGATGTAGATGAATCAACAGGAGCGGGAGACGTTTTTCTTGGAGCTTTTACTGGATTATACTCCCAGTGTCCTTTCGTGCAGGCCCTTAAGAGAGCCGTTGCTTTCACCGCACTGTTCCTCAAGAAAAGGCACGTTGATTTCCCAATGGAAGACGTTAACAGACTCGCAATGGAAGTTGAAGTGAAAAGGGTATAAACATTCACACCCTAACTTCTCAACACCGATGATGAAACGTCAGCACGCTGAAGGATGAAGAGAAGGGACTTCCCTGAGGTGGTTTCGATGGACAGGTACGTTCTCCTGGTTAAGGCCCCAACGGAAGCGGACGTCTCTTCCTTTAGAAAGGAAGCAAAGGAGCTAGCCGAAAAATACGGCTTTAAGGCAGAGCTCCACAGGTGCATAGGTCTTACTGTTGACGCGGTGATAGTTTACAACAACGGAGTTGTCCTGATAAAGCGGAAGAACGAGCCATTCAAAGACCACTACGCCCTTCCCGGGGGCTTTGTAGAATACGGTGAGACCGTTGAAGAGGCTCTTCTACGTGAGGCTAAGGAGGAAACGGGGCTTGACGTGAGGCCCGTCAAGCTGGTCGGCGTCTATTCAAAGCCCGACAGAGACCCAAGGGGACACACAGTAACGGTTGCTTTCCTCTGTATAGGGGAGGGAGAGCCGAAGGCGGGCGACGACGCCAAGGAAGTCTTCGTGTTCCCCATAGAAGAGGCCCTGAAGCTTCCGCTGGCATTTGACCATGAGGAGATACTTAGAGATGCTCTCAGCTTGAGGTGAGCGCATGATGCTCGAATACCCTGCTTTTGGCAGAATAACCGTGAACGGAACCACCTACGAGCACGACATCGTCGTTTATCCAAGCGGGAGAATCGAGCGCAGGAAGAAGGAGATAAGCAAGCGAAAACACGGAACGAGTCACAAGCTCGATCCCGAAGAGTTAAAGGAGTATCTCACTGAAGACTTCGATGTTCTCGTTGTGGGGACTGGGATGTACGGTATGCTCTCCCTCCTTCCGGAGAGCAGGGAACTTGTGAAGGAGAAAGAAGTCCTTGAACTCCCAACTGGAAAGGCCGTTGAAATCTTTAATGACCTCCAGAAAAAGAAAAGGGTGCTGGGAATATTCCACGTTACTTGCTGAACTTTACTCTTTTGGTTCAAGGTGGGCCCTCTTTACCTCAAGCACGCCTGAATAGGTGCACTCGTCCCACTTCCTCTCGACCTCGTCGAAGACCACCCTCGCCCTGAAGAATGGGGCGTCCCTCACGAAGGTCTCGAACTCGCCGCCTTCACCTGCAACGTGAAGTTTGTACTTCTCGTGGAGTCTTATAAGCTCTTCCAGGGCCATCTCGTCTATCCTCCTTCCGAGCCAGCTCTGGTCAAGGCCGTAAGCAGCGGTTCCAACTACGACCACGTCAAAGATGCTTATGATTTCCCTCATATAATCAACCGGATCCCTGTGCCAGGCTGGGGCGAAGCTCTCAATCCCGAGCTCCCTCACAACCCTGTCCACCCTCTTCTTCTGGTACTCGCTGGCCAGGGCTCCAGCGACGACCCCATCAATTTTCAGCCCCTCAAGGACGGCCTTCATGTCCTCGACTTCTTTCTCCTTCTCTCCGGAGGTGAAGCCCTTGACGAGGGGGATTCCCACCGCCCTAGCCTGGAGCTCGGTGAGGTGTATGTTCGGGACGTGGTACATATAGCTCTCGTGGTTCTCGCTCACCATTGAGACGAGATACTTCACTTCAAACCCCTGCCTGAGCGCCCAGTAAAGGGCGTAGTTCGAGTCCTTCCCGCCGGAATACAGCACCGCAACGCGCATCTTACCCACCCGAAAATTTTTAAATACATTGAGTTAGTTTAACCTGAGTGCTTCTGGATTTCCATCGCACAACCCGTTAAAAAGGTGATGCCAATGGCACCAGAGACCGCAGTAATCCTGGCGGCGGGCCTCGGGACGAGGATGGGCGGAAGGCCCAAGGGACTTATCAGGGTAGCCGGAAGGGAAATCCTGTACAGGACAATGGCCCTTCTCAAGGAGCACGGGGTGAGAAAGTTCGTGATAGTCACCAACAGTAAATACGCCCCCCTTTACCGGGAGTTCATCGAGAGACACTCCTTTCCGGCGGAGCTCATCATCAACCCAGAGCCCGAGAAGGGCAACGGCCACTCCCTCCACCTAGCTAGGGGAAAGGTTTCCGGAAAGTTCGTACTGGTAATGAGCGACCACGTCTACTCCAGGGACTTCATCGAACGGGCAGTGAGAGGGGAAGGACTTATAGCGGACAGGAAACCGAGATGGGTTGATACCGGCGAGGCAACTAAAGTCCAAGTAAAGGACGGAAGGGTGTGGAAGATCGGTAAAGGCCTCGATGAGTGGGACGCGGTCGATACCGGGTTTTTCATCCTCGATGAGGGCATCTTCGAAGTCACGGAAGCCCTCGAAAGAGAAAGGGACGGCGACTACTCCCTGAGCGAGGCCATGGAACGGGCAGGGATTCCAGCAACCTTCATTGACGGCCTCGGCTGGACGGATGTAGACACTCCAGGGGATCTGAAAAGAGCCAGGAAAATGCTGGTGAGGACGGCCGTGAAGGGAACTGGAGACGGGTTCATAAGCAGACATTTGAACAGGAGAATCTCAACGAGGATAAGCGAACTTCTGGTGGAGAATGTTACGCCAAACCAGATGACAGTGGTAACGTTCCTCTTAGGCATCGTATCGGGGCTAACTCTTCTCATAAACCTTCCCTTAGCCGGAATACTCTATCAGCTCAGCTCAATCCTCGACGGCGTTGACGGGGAGCTGGCGAGGGCCCAACTCAGGACGAGCAGGCTCGGTGGCTACGTTGATTCAATCCTCGACCGCTACGTTGACGGGAGCTTCCTGGCACTGCTGGCCTACACAACGCTCAGAGAACCGCTCTGGTATCTAATTGCCCTCTTAGCCCTCCTCGGCTCGGTGATGGTAAGCTACTCTACGGAGAGGTTCAAGGGAGCCTTCTGCAGGGATGCCTACAAAGAAGTTTCTCTCCTTAGAAAACTTCCCGGGAAGAGGGACGAGAGGGTTTTCCTGACGATGCTCTTCCTTCTGTATCCGGCTGAAATCTCGGTAAAGGCCCTCTTCCTGACCCTTGCCGTGCTGACTAACGTTAGGGTCGCCCTCACGATGTATTTTATTGCCCGGAAAGTTTCACATCCGAAAACTATTTAACTGCTATAAAATATTTTAAACCAGCACTGGAGGTGAATAACGATGGTGAGGGTTGTAATTCTTGGACAGGGATACGTTGCAAGCATATTCGCAAGCGGGCTTGAGAAGATAAAGGCTGGGAAGATGAAGCCCTACGGCGTTCCGCTGGCCGATGAGCTCCCGATTAAGATAAAGGACATAGAAATCGTCGGTTCTTACGACGTTGACTCCAACAAGGTCGGAAAGGATCTCTACGAGGTTGTCAAAAGCTACGACCCCGATGCCCCAGAAAGCCTCAAGGGGATAACCATAAGGAAGGGCGTCCACCTCGGAAGCCTCAGAAACCTGCCGCTTACCCCAACTGGCCTCGACGACGAGATGACGCTTAAAGAGGCTGTTGAGCACCTCGTAAGCGAGTGGAAGGAGCTCAAGCCGGATGTTTTCGTCAACGTCTGCACCACCGAGGCCTTCACTCCCTTCGAGAGCAGGGAAGAGCTCGAGAAGGCCATCGAGGAGGACAGGAAGGAGAGGCTCACCGCCACACAGCTCTACGTCTATGCCGCCGCCAAGTACGCAAAGGAGGTCGGAGGGGTGGCCTTCGTCAACGCCATTCCAACCCTCATAGCCAACGACCCAGTTTACGTTGAGCTCGCGAAGGAGAGCAACCTGGTTATCTTCGGTGACGATGGAGCAACCGGTGCAACACCGCTTACCGCAGACGTTCTCAGCCACCTCGCCCAGAGGAACCGCTACGTTTTGGATATAGCCCAGTTCAACATCGGCGGCAACCAGGACTTCCTGGCCTTAACCGACGAGGAGAGGAACAGGAGCAAGGAGTTCACAAAGAGCTCAATCGTCGAGGACATCCTCGGCTACGACGCCCCCCACTACATCAAGCCCACAGGCTTCCTCGAGCCCCTCGACGACAAGAAGTTCATAGCGATGCACATCGAGTACGTCAGCTTCAACGGCGCCCACGACGAGATAGTCATCACCGGCAGGATAAACGACAGCCCTGCCCTCGCCGGTTTGCTCGTCGACCTCGTGAGGCTCGGTAAAATAGCAGTTGACAGGAAGGAGTTCGGAACGGTCTATGAAGTCAACGCCTTCTACATGAAGAACCCCGGCCCGAAGGAGGCCAAGAACATACCAAGGATAATCGCCCACGAGAAGATGCGCATGTGGGCTGGACTGAAGCCAAAGTGGCTCTAAATATTTTTCTCTTCTCTAATTTTCTATCGTAAGAAGATAGAGATAGAAAAAAGTAGTAAAAAAGAAGTTCAAAGTCCCAGCATCTCTTTGGCAGCTTTGACTCCCAGCTCAAAGGCCCTCATGTTGACATCTATCGTCTTCAGCGGGACGCTGATCCTGATGACCTCCTTTATCTGCTCCTCCGAAAGCGGGAAGCCCGGAGTCTGGCTGAGTGCACCGATTAGGACGACATTTGTGGTAACGATGTTTCCTGCTTCCATAGCTAACTTCTCGGCGTCGAAGGCCATGAACTTGCCGCCGAAGTCCTCTTCAACGATCTTCCTCATCTCCTCAAGCGTTGGGTAGGTTGCGAGTCCCATCGAGACCTGAACCGGCGGGATCGGCCTCGCATTGGTAAAGACGAGGCCACCCTTCTTGAGGTAGTTAATGTAGCGCAGGGCTTCTACCGGCTCGAAGGAGAGTATGACATCGGCCTTCCCCTCGGGAACCATAGCTCCGTACACGTTCTCGCCGAAGCGGACGTAGGCTATAACGCTTCCAAAGCGCTGGCTCATTCCGTGAACCTCGCCGACACGAACCTTGTAGCCTGCCCCCAAGGCCGCCCAGCCGAGCAAGTTGGCAGCGGTGAGGATTCCCTGCCCGCCAACTCCGGTGATAACGATGTTGTACTCCTTCATTTCACTCACCCTCCTTCATAGGCACGAACGCATCGAACGGACATACCTGGGCACATCCGCCGCAGCCCCAGCACATCGTCGGGTCGATCTTGGCCTTCTTCTTCTCGGCGTCCCAGTAGATTGCCGGACAGCCGTAGGCGTTGATACATATCTTACAGCCTGTACACTTGTCCTCAATGACGTGGTAGATCGGCCACTTCTCGCCTCTCCTCCTCATCTGGCCCACCTTGTAGAGGGCGCAGACCTGCCTTGAGACGACGACGCTCACTCCCTCGACCTGGAGGGCCTTCTTTACCGTCTCGTAGGTGGCCTTTATGTCGTAGGGGTCAACCACTGCCACGAAGTCGGCGCCCATGGCCCTGGCGACGTCCTCTATCGGTATCCTCTTACCCATACCGTGCGGTGTCTGGCCTGTGCTCGGGTTGGGCTGGTCGCCTGTCATCGCGGTGACGAGATTGTCGAGGACGACTATGAGAACGTTGGAGCGGTTGTAGATGGCGTTGGCAAGGGCTGGAAGACCCGTGTGGAAGAAGGTCGAGTCACCGATTGTGGCGACTATAATCTGCTTCTCCTTTCCGCTCTTGTGATCCTCCTCCGCGAGGGAACCGTTGGAGGCTATGCTGAGCCCGTGGGCTATGCCGATAGAGGCACCCATTGCAACGGTGGTGTCAACGGTTCTGAGCGGCGGGAGGACTCCGAGGGTGTAACAGCCTATGTCGCTCGGGTATATTGCCTTGGGACCAGCCGCCTTCCTTATGGCGAAGAAGCTGTTCCTGTGCGGGCACGCCGGACAGAGTGAAGGTGGCCTCGGCGGAACTATCTGAGAGACCTTCTCGTACTTCTCGTCGATCTCGGCGAAGTTTATCGGAGTTTCAAGGCCAAGGAACTTGGCTATCGCCTCAACGGCTCTCCTCGTGGTCATCTCATAAACTCTCGGCACGAGATCCTTTCCGTGAATTGGAATTCTAAGGCCCTTATCGTAGGCCCAGGTCTTGACCTGTTCCTCGACGACAGGCTCGAGCTCCTCAACTATGAGAACTTTCTCAAGGCCGTCGAAGAACTTCTCAAGCAGGCCGTAGGGCACTGGGAACGGCGTTCCGAGCTTGAGAACCTTGACGTCCTCGACTCCAAGCCAGGCAAGGGCTTCCTTTACGTAGGCGTAGCTTAAACCGGGAGCGATGATGCCGACCTTCGCATCTTCCTTGCCCTCTATCCAGTTGAACGGGCAGTTGTTCAGCTCTTCCCTGATCTTCTCTATCTTCTCAAGTATCTGCGGGTGGAACCTTCTGGCGTTGGAAGGGACGTCAACGAACCTGCTCGGGTTCTTCTTGAACTTCCCGAACTTCCTCTTACCACTCTTTATCTCCTCGGGCAGTTCGCCGAGTATGACATCTCCCCTAGCGTGAGAGCTTCTGGTCGTGGTTCTCAAGATAACGAAGTGCTTGAACTTCTCGCTCAGCTCGAAGGCGTACTTCGTCATCTCCTTTGCCTCGTGCGGTGAACTCGGCTCGAGAACCGGGACGTTGGCGAACTTGGCGTAAACTCTCGTGTCCTGCTCGTTCTGGGAAGACCACATACTCGGGTCGTCCGCGACCATTATGACGAAGCCGCCCTCGACACCCATGCCAACGGAGCTGAGGAAGCTGTCGGCCGCGACGTTAAGACCAACGTGCTTCATTGCCGTCATTGCCCTGAGGCCGCTCCATGCTGCGGCTAAAGCCGTCTCAAAGGCGACCTTCTCGTTGGTCGAGTACTCCATGTAAACTCCTGCCTTCTTTGCGACGGCCGCCATCGTGTCTGTGAGCTCTGAACTCGGCGTTCCTGGATAGGCGGCGTAAACAGCTATGTTCGCTTCGAGAGCTCCCCTCGCTATCGCGTGGTTGCCCAGGAGTAGCACCCTCTCCCCGGGCTTGTCCCACAACACTATGTCGGTAACTTTCGCCATCTCAACACCTCCGTTAATGAAAGATAAACACGAAAGCTCAATCTTCCCTCGGCAAGCCAACGTTCTTCGCCTGCTGGACGAGGGCATAGGCTCCAGCGGCAACATCCTCGGGCCTCTCATAGCTCGGGATTCCGTTTGCCTCAAGAAGCTCCTTAGCCTTCTCACTGACGTATCCCGCCATGAAGAGGCCGAGGACGGGCTTGCCGTTGTTGACCTCTTTTACAGCTTTGATGACGCCCTCGGCGTGCTCAGTCGGCGTCATTCCCGCAAAGGTCGGGACGACGCAGATTGCTATCAGCATGTCAACGTTAGGATCTTCAAGCAGGAGCTTGGCAGTCCTGTAGTAGTCCTCTCCGCGGGCAGAGGCTATCATGTCCACCGGGTTCTTCACAGCCGCCATCGGCGGAAGGAAGGAGCGGAGCTCCTCGATGGTCTTCTCCTCAAGGTTGGCCAGCTTGAGGCCTTTCCTGTCTATGGCATCAGCGGTGAGAACCCCTGGGCCGCCGGCGTTGGTCATTATGGCTACTCTCTTACCCTTTGGAAGCGGCTGGGTGAATGCCCTCGCCATGCTGAGCATGTCGTCAATTGTATCAGCCACCAAGACGCCGCTCTGCTTGAAGGCCGCCTCGTAGATCTTCCAGCTTCCTGCTAGAGAACCTGTGTGAGATGATGCCGCCCTCGCACCGCTCTCGCTCCTGCCAGCCTTTAGCGCTATGACGGGCTTCTTCTTTGTGACCCTCTTTGCAACGTCGATGAACTTCCTGCCGTCCTTGAGGCCCTCGATGTAGAGAGCTATGGCTTTGTCCTCTTCAGTATCAGCGAGGTACTCCATGAGCTCTGAGAAGTCCACATCGGCCATGTTCCCTATGCTGACGAACTTGGAGAAGCCTATTCCCTCCTTAACGGTCTTGTAGACTATTCCAGCTCCGAGGGCACCGCTCTGGCTGATGAAGGCTATGCTTCCCTTCTTGGCGTCCATGATAAAGGTGGCGTTCATGTCGTTGTGGGTGTTCATCACTCCCACGCAGTTCGGTCCGATGAGCCTCATGCCGTACTTGTGGGCGATCTCAACTAATTCTCTCTCTTCCCTCTTGCCCTCCTCGCCGGTCTCGCCGAAGCCGGCAGTTATGATGACGGCGCCCTTAACGCCCTTCTCGCCGGCGTCTATTATCGCTTGCTTGACGAACCTCTTGGGCACGACGATGACCGCCATATCAACTTCTCCCGGGATGTCCTTGATGTTCTTGTAAGCCTTAACTCCCTGAACTTCCTCGTCCTTGACGTTGACCGGGTAAACCCTTCCGTCCCTGTACTTCTTGAGGTTCTTGAAGACCTCGTAGCCCAGCTTGAGCGGGTCGTTTGATGCCCCTATGACCGCTATCCCCTTCGGCTTGAAGAAGTAGTCAAAGTCCATGAGCTTCACCGTTTAAATCTCGGTCAGAGCGTATATAAGCTTTCCCAAAACGGTCATCGGAGAATTTTTTGGCATTATTGAGCTTAAAAATTCCTTCATGACCAAAGAGAACCATTCGACTTGCACTCACAGGCCATAGCCCCATACAATCTGCGGCGGAAACTTTCCCCTCATGATCTTTTCGAGTAGTTCACGGGCAACACTGTACGCAAAGTCGAATGTTTTCCTATCAACCAGACCATGGAGAAGAGCCATCTCAAGCTCGTCTTCATCCAAGAGAAACGCCTTACCATCGGGAAACACGAATATGTCAAGGAATAAATCAAGCATTTCAATTGTATTCCCACGCCTCTTTGTATAGTCCAATACGTCTATGTAAAGCCCCTTGAAGTTCCCCTCATTGTCATACACTTTTAGCACATCGTAGTGCTCCCCGACAAAGGCGAAGTACACCATAGAGTAACCATTTTCAATAACCTCAACGCCGTTCACTGAGAGAGGGGCCAACATACCCTCGAACTTCGACTTTGCTACGACGATATTTCCAAGATCCTCAATAAGCTCGTCGTCCCTCTCAATGACCCTGTTTGGGATGCGCCTGTAAATGAGATGGATTTTTCCGGGTATCACAGGGATTGGTTTTATTCCAGTGTTTTTAGCGGTTTCCATAGAGCTACGTCCGCGGAAGAAGGGAATGTATGCTACCCGAAACCTTTAAGTAAGCTCCGGTTATTTTAACTCTGGAGGTGATGGCGATGGTAAAGGTGAAGTTCCTGGGCCACGCTGCCTTTCTGATCGAGGGTAGCAAGAAGATACTCATAGACCCCTTCCTCAGCGGCAACCCTCAGACGGCCGTTAAGCCCGAGGAAGTCGAGGCAGACATAATCCTGGTAACCCACGCCCACGGCGACCACGTTGGGGACGCCATAGGGATAGCAAGGAGAAGCGGAGCGAAGATAGTTGCCATGTACGACGTTGCCAACTACATCTCCCAACAGGCGAGCGATGTAGAGACCGTTGGAATGAACTACGGACCAACAGAGATAGACGGAGTCTTCATCGTCCAGGTTCCGGCCTGGCACTCCAGTAGCGATGGGGTACACAGCATAGGCAACGCCTCAGGATTCATAGTGAAGCTCGACGGAGTTACCATCTACCACGCCGGAGACACATTCGTGTTCTCCGACATGGCGCTCTTCAACGAGCTCTACGGCCCGATTGACGTTGCCCTCCTCCCGATAGGCGGACACTTCACGATGGGGCCAAGGGAAGCCGCCAAAGCAGTCGAGCTCCTCAAGCCGAGGAAGGTTGTTCCGATGCACTACAACACCTGGCCGCCGATCGCCCAGGATCCCGAGGAGTTCAAGAAGCTCGTCGGTGACAAGGCCGAAGTTGTTATCCTCAAGCCCGGAGAAGAGCTTAAGCTTTGAAAAACCTTTTAAATTTCTCTTCTTAGCTTACTTTCAGGTGGTGGAATGGACAGAAAAATCCCAGCAACAGCAGTGATCGTGCTTTTTGTCTTCCAGATGGTACTCCCCGCTGTAAGTGCCCAGAACAACGAGTACGACCTTATATTAGTCCGCAACGATGATCTCATTGACTATATAGTGGCGCTTCCCTATTCAAAGCATCTGGATGTCCCTATTCTCCCCGTAAACCCACAGGAGCTTGACCCCGCCACACTAGCCCAGCTTCAAAGCTATGAGCAGTTTGGCTGGTACCACGTCTTAGTCATAGGCGACTATCAGGCGATAAGCCAAAAAGTCCAGGAACAGCTGATGAGCCTCGGCTTCCAGGTCACCAGGATAGGGGGTGCCACTAGGGTTGATACGGCCGCAAACCTGGCCAAGGAGTTTTATTCCCCAAAGGTTGACGCCGTGGTTCTTGCCAGTGCAAGCGACTATGGGTCCGCGCTCGCTGCCGCCAGGTGGGCTATGGCCTACAATCACCCCCTACTGTTGACCTCACCCTCAAACCTTTCAGCCTCCGTAAAATCTACACTGGAATACCTTCAGCCCCACATCATCATCCTCATCGGCGCAGGTATGTCAAAGAACATCGAGGATGAGCTGAACAGCCTCGGGTACACGACCCACTGGGTAAAGGAGAACCTGACCATATCCGTGCCAACATCAACAACGCCACAGGGCACCAACTGGAGCTATGTAATCGGAGCGGTCATAATAACACTAGCCATTGCAATTCCCACCTCGCTGTACTACGCTAAGAAGAAGTGGGCCGCCAACAGGGTTCCAATCGAAGTTCTAACAGAGAAGGAGCGTGCGGTGGTTAAGGCTATCCTTGAAAAGGGCGGAACCATAAAGCAGGAGGAGCTCCCCGAGCTCACTGGATATTCTCGCCCAACGATAAGCAGAATAATCCAGGAGCTTGAGAAGAAACAGCTCGTCGAGCGCGAGAAAACGGGGAAGACCTTCATCGTGAAGCTAACAAAGGAAATCATTATGCGCGAGTGAGGGTCGGACAAGCCCTCCGTTCATCACTTTTCTCAGGGTCCTGGCTGTCTCCTCATCCCCAAAAAAGAGGGAAAACCGAATCACTTGCGGAAGAGATGGCCGTGGGCCTTGTTCACGTGCCTCGTGTACGCCTTGGCACTGCGGAAGACCATTCCACACCTCGGGCAGCGGAAGAGTATCTCCCCGTCCCTGTCCTCGATCTTGATGGCCTTCAGCACCGCCATCTCCTCCACCCCCGGCCATCCTTGGGGTTTGGGCTTTTAAATTTTGCTGGTTAGACCCATATCCGGTTCCCCTTGACTTTCAAGTATCCAAGTGTCTGGAGTGTTTTAAGGAAGTCCTCTATGGCGTCTTCATCGTAGTAAACGTTCACCCTATCCCCATCAGTTTCCACTGTTATAGGTTCTGCTTCCATAAGTGCCTCTATTAGTTCGTTCTTTTTCCTGTGTTTTTCTGCAAGCTCAAGGATCTTTTCGGCCAGAACAGAACGAGCTACCGCATCAAAAGTGGCCTCAACGATACTCTCCTCGGTTGCGTAATCTTTGGCTATTTCGAGTGCGTTCTCGAGGAGCTCTCTGTCAACTTCTAGCACCTCAACGTAGTAGTGCTTGGACAGTGTATACTCTGTTATGAGAGTGGTGCCCAAGTCTTCAATTTCCTCAAGCTCTTCTTCGACTTCTTCGATGGGGAACCTCAGCTCAAGCTCAAGGTTGTCAAGGGGCGGCTTCTCTCTCAGGATTAGAACCCCATCGTGCTCGTCGATTGCCCCTTCCTCAATCAGTGCTGTTATGAGGGACAGCTTCGAGAGGTCAGGCTCCTCAAAAAGTTCGCTTAGGGATCTTTCCTGGCCGACGTCCCATTCCCTCAGAAGCTCCTCATACGCTAGTTGTATTGCATCAAGTTCCTCACCCAAAACCGGTGCCTTGGGACTGAGCTCAACAAGCTTTGAGTACCTCCCCCTAACTACGAGATAGTGCTCGATCTCCGGTCTGGTCTCCTCAACAGGTCGGTTCATTATTCCAGCCCGACTGAGAGTTCTTGAAAGTTCGTTCATATCTTCACGGCTCAGTACTTCGAGCCTCATAATTCCCACCCACGCTATCTCCTTCCAAATGAT is part of the Thermococcus stetteri genome and encodes:
- a CDS encoding metal-dependent hydrolase; the encoded protein is MVKVKFLGHAAFLIEGSKKILIDPFLSGNPQTAVKPEEVEADIILVTHAHGDHVGDAIGIARRSGAKIVAMYDVANYISQQASDVETVGMNYGPTEIDGVFIVQVPAWHSSSDGVHSIGNASGFIVKLDGVTIYHAGDTFVFSDMALFNELYGPIDVALLPIGGHFTMGPREAAKAVELLKPRKVVPMHYNTWPPIAQDPEEFKKLVGDKAEVVILKPGEELKL
- a CDS encoding cell wall-binding repeat-containing protein, which encodes MDRKIPATAVIVLFVFQMVLPAVSAQNNEYDLILVRNDDLIDYIVALPYSKHLDVPILPVNPQELDPATLAQLQSYEQFGWYHVLVIGDYQAISQKVQEQLMSLGFQVTRIGGATRVDTAANLAKEFYSPKVDAVVLASASDYGSALAAARWAMAYNHPLLLTSPSNLSASVKSTLEYLQPHIIILIGAGMSKNIEDELNSLGYTTHWVKENLTISVPTSTTPQGTNWSYVIGAVIITLAIAIPTSLYYAKKKWAANRVPIEVLTEKERAVVKAILEKGGTIKQEELPELTGYSRPTISRIIQELEKKQLVEREKTGKTFIVKLTKEIIMRE
- a CDS encoding C2H2-type zinc finger protein; translated protein: MAVLKAIKIEDRDGEILFRCPRCGMVFRSAKAYTRHVNKAHGHLFRK